The proteins below are encoded in one region of uncultured Eubacteriales bacterium:
- a CDS encoding Undecaprenol kinase (modular protein) has translation MWLRDLLRSFRYAFQGIFCTARTERNMRIHLTAVAYVTALGFLAELDGPGWTAVLLCFGAVIAAELINTALENVCDVVSPERNPKIGAAKDAAAGAVLALAIASVCVAAVVFGPWLLSGELLHYPWMIAAVIVSLPLAILWIRGNKS, from the coding sequence ATGTGGCTTCGTGACTTACTGCGCTCCTTCCGGTACGCCTTTCAGGGCATTTTCTGCACAGCGCGGACCGAGCGGAATATGCGGATCCATCTGACGGCTGTGGCCTATGTCACCGCCCTCGGCTTTCTGGCGGAGCTGGACGGGCCCGGTTGGACGGCGGTATTGCTCTGTTTCGGCGCCGTCATCGCAGCCGAGCTTATCAACACCGCTCTGGAAAACGTCTGCGACGTGGTCTCCCCAGAGCGAAACCCCAAAATCGGCGCAGCCAAGGACGCGGCGGCGGGCGCGGTGCTGGCCCTTGCCATCGCGTCGGTATGCGTGGCGGCCGTCGTCTTCGGGCCCTGGCTCCTCTCGGGTGAGCTGCTGCATTACCCATGGATGATCGCCGCGGTCATCGTCTCCCTCCCTCTGGCTATTTTATGGATACGAGGTAATAAATCTTGA
- the era gene encoding GTPase Era — protein MNIRKSGMISIVGRPNVGKSTLTNALVRDKVAIVTNKPQTTRNRICAVLNRGESQFVFMDTPGLHKARTRLGDYMVKLVRESVSDVDAVMLLVEPIPNLGGPEQELVARIKELGVPAVLVINKIDTVKKDELLEVIQVYGEAHDFAAIVPISAKNGEGLEDLLDVLDTFLPEGPQLFPDDMVTDQPERQVCAEIVREKLLLCLDKEIPHGTAVEVTKFSEREDGIIDMDATIYCEKDSHKGIIIGKGGAMLKKISTLARQDVEKFMGTKCYLQTWVKVKENWRDNVNLIKNFGYRDE, from the coding sequence TTGAACATTAGAAAATCAGGTATGATATCTATCGTCGGGCGTCCTAACGTGGGCAAAAGCACCCTCACCAACGCCCTGGTGAGGGACAAGGTGGCCATTGTTACCAATAAGCCACAGACCACCCGCAACCGCATCTGCGCGGTACTCAACCGTGGTGAGAGCCAATTCGTCTTCATGGACACCCCAGGCCTCCATAAGGCCCGTACGCGCCTTGGGGACTACATGGTCAAGCTGGTGCGGGAGAGCGTGTCCGATGTGGACGCGGTCATGCTCCTGGTGGAGCCCATTCCCAACCTGGGCGGGCCGGAGCAGGAGCTGGTCGCCCGTATCAAGGAGCTTGGGGTGCCCGCCGTCCTGGTCATCAATAAAATTGACACCGTAAAAAAGGACGAGCTTTTAGAGGTCATCCAAGTGTACGGAGAGGCCCACGACTTTGCCGCCATCGTCCCCATTTCCGCCAAGAACGGCGAGGGGCTGGAGGATCTTTTAGACGTGCTGGACACCTTCCTCCCCGAAGGCCCTCAGCTTTTCCCCGACGACATGGTCACCGACCAGCCCGAGCGCCAGGTCTGCGCCGAGATTGTAAGGGAGAAGCTGCTCCTTTGCCTTGACAAGGAGATTCCCCACGGAACCGCCGTGGAAGTGACCAAGTTCTCCGAGCGGGAGGACGGCATCATCGACATGGACGCCACCATTTACTGTGAAAAGGACTCCCACAAGGGCATCATTATCGGTAAGGGGGGCGCTATGCTCAAGAAGATATCTACCCTGGCCCGCCAGGACGTGGAGAAGTTCATGGGCACTAAGTGCTACCTCCAGACTTGGGTAAAGGTAAAAGAGAACTGGCGCGACAATGTGAATCTGATCAAAAACTTCGGCTACCGGGACGAGTGA
- the recO gene encoding DNA repair protein RecO, translating to MHIVTQGLVLREVNYKESDKILTVLTREGGKRTVKAQGCRRKGSRLAASAQLLVWSDMTLFEYKDYWSLNEAESQEQFWGLKKDVEKLALGSYFAEVAETVAEEGRSDPDLLSLILNSLYALDKLQKPQALVKAVFELKLMCLTGYEPMLDACAACGVENPEEPRFHISEGVLHCASCRSEVGDGVSMPLTPGALAAMRHVVYGDPKRLFSIPIDAEGLTRLADLCEAYLLTQLERGFRTLDFYKSLKLP from the coding sequence ATGCACATCGTGACCCAGGGCCTCGTATTGCGGGAGGTCAACTATAAGGAATCGGATAAAATTTTGACCGTCCTCACCCGTGAGGGCGGCAAACGCACGGTGAAGGCCCAGGGCTGCCGCCGGAAGGGGAGCCGCCTGGCAGCCTCCGCCCAGCTCCTTGTCTGGTCGGACATGACGCTCTTCGAGTACAAGGACTACTGGAGCCTCAACGAGGCCGAATCCCAGGAGCAATTTTGGGGCCTCAAAAAGGACGTGGAAAAGCTGGCCCTGGGCTCCTACTTCGCCGAAGTGGCGGAGACGGTGGCGGAGGAGGGCAGGAGCGACCCGGACCTGCTCTCCCTGATCCTCAACTCCCTCTACGCTCTTGATAAGCTCCAAAAGCCCCAGGCGCTCGTGAAGGCAGTTTTCGAGCTCAAGCTCATGTGCCTCACGGGGTACGAGCCGATGTTGGATGCCTGCGCCGCCTGCGGCGTGGAAAATCCGGAGGAGCCGCGGTTCCACATCTCCGAGGGGGTGCTCCACTGTGCCTCCTGCCGTAGCGAGGTGGGGGATGGGGTCTCCATGCCCCTCACGCCCGGCGCGCTGGCCGCCATGCGCCACGTAGTCTATGGGGACCCCAAGCGCCTTTTCTCTATCCCCATCGACGCCGAGGGATTGACCCGCCTTGCCGATCTCTGCGAAGCCTACCTCCTCACCCAGCTGGAGCGCGGTTTCCGCACGTTGGATTTCTATAAATCATTAAAGCTCCCATAA
- the mutS gene encoding MutS2 protein, producing the protein MTDLFEKSIQTLELPRVLELLADQAVTEEGKARAIALRPMTDPDDVRRALEETSAAVNMTALRGSPSFSGVKPVAASLQRADMGGALNTRELLDIAAVLRAARSSREYAAGEGSKTCIDHLFASLTANRFLEEKITGSIVGEDEISDAASPELASIRRHIRSTASKVRDILNKLITSNQSRYLQESIITQRNDRFVVPVKSEHKNEIPGLVHDVSSSGGTFFIEPMGVVKANNELRELQAAEQKEIERILAELSAECAGFKEDIGQDYFLLVLLDGIFARARLSYKMRASEPKLAPRGLTLRRARHPLLDPAKAVPNNLALGEEFDTLVITGPNTGGKTVTIKTIGLLTLMAQCGLHIPADDGSAVMVFDRVLADVGDEQSIAQNLSTFSSHMTNIVGILRETDERTLILFDELGAGTDPVEGAALAAAIIETAREKGALVAATTHYAELKVYAMTTPGVENASCEFDVDSLAPTYRLLVGIPGKSNAFAISQRLGLPREVIDKAAARVDAENVRFEDVLTQLDQQRQAMEKEKDEARKLRREMEDSAKTAREYRERLEKEREKAAERAKAEARAILAEARDEADKVFQELNEMRKRQRKEEDWQAVNDERSGLRRRLNEAEDKLGARPEEPAPPPTRPAVAGDRVELVKMGTQATVLTVNKDGSLQLQAGILKISAKQDEVRVVEGESQTKKEARRVIQQAERQLRAAASSEVDLRGMTVDEALGAMDLFLDNAMLGKLETVTIIHGRGTGAVRKAVREQLRRSRYVKTFRPGRYGEGEDGVTVVELK; encoded by the coding sequence ATGACCGACTTATTCGAAAAATCCATCCAGACTCTGGAGCTGCCCCGCGTTCTGGAGTTGCTGGCCGACCAGGCGGTGACCGAGGAGGGAAAGGCACGGGCCATTGCCCTCCGGCCCATGACCGACCCGGATGACGTGCGCCGCGCGCTGGAGGAGACTTCGGCGGCGGTGAACATGACCGCCCTGCGCGGCTCCCCCTCCTTTTCTGGGGTAAAGCCGGTGGCCGCCAGCCTCCAGCGGGCCGATATGGGCGGCGCGCTGAATACCCGGGAGCTGCTGGATATTGCCGCCGTCCTCCGCGCGGCCCGCTCCTCTCGGGAGTATGCCGCGGGGGAGGGGTCCAAGACCTGCATCGACCACCTCTTTGCCTCCCTCACGGCAAACCGCTTTTTGGAGGAGAAGATCACCGGCTCCATTGTGGGGGAGGACGAGATATCCGACGCGGCGAGCCCTGAGCTTGCCTCCATCCGCCGCCACATCCGCTCCACTGCATCCAAGGTGCGGGATATCCTCAATAAGCTCATCACCTCCAACCAGTCCCGTTATTTGCAGGAGAGTATCATCACCCAGCGCAACGACCGTTTCGTGGTACCCGTGAAGAGTGAGCACAAGAACGAGATCCCCGGCCTGGTCCACGACGTGTCCTCCTCGGGTGGCACCTTCTTCATCGAGCCGATGGGGGTGGTGAAGGCCAATAACGAGCTGCGTGAGCTCCAGGCCGCCGAGCAGAAGGAGATCGAGCGCATTCTGGCCGAGCTCTCCGCCGAGTGCGCCGGCTTTAAGGAGGACATCGGCCAGGACTACTTCCTCCTGGTCCTCCTGGACGGTATTTTCGCCAGGGCCAGGCTCTCCTACAAAATGCGTGCAAGCGAGCCCAAGCTTGCCCCGCGGGGCCTTACTCTCCGGCGGGCGCGCCATCCCCTCTTAGACCCTGCCAAGGCAGTCCCCAATAACCTGGCCCTGGGGGAGGAGTTTGACACCCTGGTCATCACCGGCCCCAACACCGGCGGCAAGACCGTCACCATTAAGACCATTGGCCTTCTCACCCTCATGGCCCAGTGCGGACTGCACATTCCGGCGGACGACGGCAGCGCCGTCATGGTATTCGACCGGGTGCTGGCCGACGTCGGGGACGAGCAGAGTATCGCCCAAAACCTGTCCACGTTCTCCTCCCACATGACCAACATCGTGGGCATCTTGAGGGAGACCGACGAGCGCACCCTCATCCTCTTCGATGAGCTGGGCGCGGGCACCGACCCCGTAGAGGGCGCGGCCCTGGCCGCCGCCATCATCGAGACGGCGCGGGAGAAGGGGGCTCTGGTGGCCGCCACCACCCATTACGCCGAGCTGAAGGTCTACGCCATGACCACGCCGGGGGTGGAGAATGCCTCCTGTGAGTTCGACGTGGACTCCCTGGCCCCCACCTATCGGCTGCTGGTGGGCATTCCCGGCAAGAGTAACGCCTTTGCCATCTCACAGCGGCTGGGCCTGCCCCGGGAGGTCATCGACAAGGCCGCCGCCCGGGTGGACGCTGAGAATGTTCGATTTGAGGATGTGCTGACGCAGCTTGATCAGCAGCGTCAGGCCATGGAAAAGGAGAAGGACGAGGCCCGCAAGCTCCGCCGCGAGATGGAGGACTCCGCCAAGACGGCCCGGGAGTACCGGGAGAGGCTGGAGAAGGAGAGGGAGAAGGCCGCCGAGCGGGCCAAGGCCGAGGCCCGGGCCATCCTGGCCGAGGCCAGGGACGAGGCCGACAAAGTATTCCAGGAGCTCAACGAGATGCGAAAGCGCCAGCGCAAGGAGGAGGACTGGCAGGCCGTCAACGATGAGCGCTCGGGCCTGCGCCGCCGCCTGAACGAGGCTGAGGACAAGCTGGGCGCACGCCCTGAAGAGCCCGCGCCGCCCCCCACCCGGCCCGCCGTGGCAGGGGACAGGGTGGAGCTGGTGAAGATGGGAACCCAGGCCACCGTGCTGACCGTGAACAAGGACGGTTCCCTCCAGCTCCAGGCCGGCATTCTCAAAATTTCCGCTAAGCAGGACGAAGTGCGTGTGGTAGAGGGGGAGAGCCAGACCAAAAAAGAGGCAAGGCGCGTTATCCAGCAGGCCGAGCGGCAGCTCAGGGCCGCCGCCTCCAGCGAGGTGGACCTGCGGGGCATGACGGTGGACGAGGCTCTGGGGGCCATGGACCTGTTTCTCGACAACGCCATGCTGGGCAAGCTGGAGACCGTCACCATCATCCACGGCAGGGGCACTGGCGCGGTGCGCAAGGCCGTGCGTGAGCAGCTGCGCCGCAGCCGCTACGTTAAGACCTTCCGTCCAGGGCGCTACGGTGAGGGAGAGGATGGAGTAACAGTGGTGGAACTAAAATAA
- a CDS encoding hypothetical protein (Evidence 5 : No homology to any previously reported sequences) has product MPLSYTLAFPPKKLRIALAYFIYRIANLCRTVNHIFKQTSFSEPSQNLFQLYHRHPVFSGTGVFCGTRGYYGRAFRGGTGSLRMPPMPCGADVGLF; this is encoded by the coding sequence ATGCCTCTTTCATATACATTAGCGTTTCCCCCTAAAAAGCTGCGTATTGCGCTCGCATACTTTATCTATAGAATAGCAAATTTGTGCCGAACCGTCAATCACATTTTCAAACAAACTTCATTTTCCGAGCCTAGTCAGAATTTATTTCAGCTCTACCACCGTCACCCCGTCTTCTCCGGCACGGGCGTGTTCTGCGGAACACGCGGGTATTACGGCCGCGCCTTCCGGGGGGGAACCGGTTCCCTCCGGATGCCCCCCATGCCCTGCGGGGCGGACGTGGGTTTATTTTAG
- the ptsH gene encoding Phosphocarrier protein HPr has product MYMKEALVNNQVGLHARPATFFIQKANEFKSSIWVEKDERRVNAKSLLGVLSLGIVKGTDINLIADGPDEKEAIDALVELINSNFSE; this is encoded by the coding sequence ATGTATATGAAAGAGGCATTGGTCAACAATCAGGTCGGCCTGCACGCGAGACCGGCCACGTTCTTTATCCAGAAGGCCAACGAGTTTAAAAGTTCTATCTGGGTAGAGAAGGACGAGCGCCGGGTCAATGCGAAGAGCCTGCTGGGTGTGCTCTCCCTCGGTATCGTAAAGGGAACTGACATCAACCTCATCGCAGACGGCCCCGATGAGAAGGAGGCCATTGACGCCCTTGTGGAGCTCATCAACTCCAACTTCTCCGAGTAA
- a CDS encoding membrane hypothetical protein (Evidence 5 : No homology to any previously reported sequences), which translates to MRRKASDRIFLILLVGLLVLRFPVLLIPHYGLLPISKETALMFFENGTYLLTAIMVLLKRDALADYHIDRFALVLLTLAPIGLCLSEYLLRGWEHVQLSGWVNAGISIGLLLALLVWKPALPKRGARKTLLWVGIAIAVGLLWSVVAGYLIHLQRGAQSLVGMALPQMIFRAFVAIFIQLGNAATIEEPLFRGFLWGFLKERHWKEKWIWLFQALLFMLGHIYYLGSANYSFFLVVPLGALLLGWMAWRSRSIGTSMIVHGIGNSLAGNLFSFLRW; encoded by the coding sequence ATGAGACGTAAGGCATCAGACAGAATTTTCCTTATCTTGCTTGTGGGACTGCTTGTTTTGCGTTTTCCGGTCTTGCTTATACCGCACTATGGCTTGTTGCCTATCTCGAAGGAAACGGCACTGATGTTTTTCGAGAACGGGACCTACCTGCTGACCGCAATCATGGTTTTACTCAAGCGGGACGCGCTCGCTGATTACCACATCGACCGTTTCGCGCTGGTCCTGCTGACCCTTGCCCCGATCGGTCTGTGCCTGAGCGAGTATCTACTCCGGGGATGGGAGCACGTGCAGTTGAGCGGATGGGTCAATGCCGGCATTTCTATTGGCCTTTTACTTGCGCTTTTGGTTTGGAAGCCGGCCTTACCCAAGCGGGGGGCGAGAAAGACGCTGCTCTGGGTTGGGATTGCAATCGCCGTGGGACTGCTCTGGAGCGTGGTAGCGGGATATCTGATTCATCTCCAACGAGGCGCACAGAGTTTAGTGGGTATGGCGCTGCCCCAAATGATTTTCAGGGCCTTTGTAGCGATTTTTATTCAGCTCGGCAACGCTGCCACCATTGAGGAGCCGCTGTTTCGCGGTTTCCTGTGGGGGTTTTTGAAAGAGCGCCACTGGAAGGAAAAATGGATATGGCTCTTCCAGGCGCTGCTGTTTATGCTGGGGCATATCTATTACCTGGGAAGCGCCAATTACTCCTTCTTCCTCGTTGTGCCTTTGGGGGCGCTGCTCCTCGGGTGGATGGCGTGGAGGTCCAGGAGCATCGGAACCAGTATGATCGTCCATGGTATCGGCAATTCACTGGCGGGAAATCTCTTTTCGTTCCTGCGCTGGTGA
- the uvrC gene encoding UvrABC system protein C, producing MTFDELKEKAHALPLKPGVYIMQDKSNTVIYVGKAKALKNRVSQYFADLASHTEKTRAMVSQIDHFDVIVADSEFEALVLESSLIKRHQPRYNILLKDDKGYPYIRLDVKSDYPKFTVVHKVEEDGARYFGPYGGRGSTYEIIDALRSALRLPTCNRQFPRDIGKGRPCLNYHMGQCDGYCRAEMDQGRYREAMDQAVRLLEGQFKEVGEELTAEMALAAEELRFERAAALRDRYRAIELLGKRQKVVAGSLADTDVVGFFRGTAKSCFVVLHYVEGDLAAKDWDLMETPMEEDQAEVVSALLERYYGPKGHLPKQILLPCEIEDEVPLTRMFSEQAGHRVTLVTPQRGAKADLIKLANTNAAEEVERWTTKEERQSKLLELLQKMLGLGAPPMRMESYDISNQGADDIVASMVVYYNARPLKRDYRRFKLKDMDAPDDYASMEQVLTRRFRRYLDADEKFGDLPDVLLIDGGENHAKVAVRVLEDLGLSIPVFGMVKDDRHRTRALVTPEGLEIGIQQNQAVFSLIGQIQEETHRFAIEFHRQQQSARVKGSVLDKIPGVGEKRRAELLKYFKSVKNIKAASLTELEEAVPKNTAKAVYEFFKGE from the coding sequence ATGACCTTTGATGAACTAAAAGAAAAAGCCCACGCCCTGCCGCTGAAACCGGGCGTGTATATCATGCAGGACAAGAGCAACACAGTCATCTACGTGGGCAAGGCTAAGGCTCTGAAAAACCGGGTATCCCAGTACTTCGCGGATCTCGCCTCCCACACGGAGAAGACCCGGGCCATGGTAAGCCAGATCGACCACTTCGACGTAATCGTGGCCGACAGCGAATTCGAGGCCCTGGTGCTGGAGTCCTCCCTTATCAAGCGGCACCAGCCCAGATACAACATTCTCCTGAAGGATGACAAGGGTTACCCCTACATCCGCCTGGATGTAAAGTCGGACTACCCCAAGTTCACCGTAGTGCACAAGGTGGAGGAGGACGGGGCCCGCTACTTCGGTCCCTACGGGGGGCGGGGGTCCACCTATGAAATTATCGACGCGCTCCGCTCCGCCCTGCGGCTGCCCACCTGCAACCGCCAATTTCCCAGGGATATCGGGAAGGGGCGGCCCTGCCTCAACTACCACATGGGTCAGTGCGACGGCTACTGCCGCGCTGAAATGGACCAGGGCCGCTATCGGGAGGCTATGGACCAGGCTGTCCGCCTGCTGGAGGGGCAGTTCAAGGAGGTTGGCGAGGAGCTGACCGCCGAAATGGCCCTGGCCGCAGAGGAGCTGCGCTTCGAGCGGGCCGCCGCCCTGCGGGACCGATACCGGGCCATCGAGCTGTTGGGCAAGCGGCAGAAGGTGGTGGCCGGGAGTCTCGCCGACACCGACGTGGTAGGCTTTTTCCGTGGGACGGCGAAGAGCTGTTTCGTGGTGCTCCACTACGTGGAGGGGGACTTGGCCGCCAAGGATTGGGACCTGATGGAGACCCCCATGGAGGAGGACCAGGCTGAGGTGGTCTCCGCCCTGCTGGAGCGGTACTACGGGCCTAAGGGCCACCTGCCAAAGCAGATTTTACTGCCCTGCGAGATCGAGGACGAGGTGCCTCTTACCCGCATGTTCTCCGAGCAGGCGGGGCATCGGGTGACCCTCGTCACACCCCAGCGGGGGGCGAAAGCAGACCTCATCAAGCTCGCCAACACCAACGCCGCCGAGGAGGTGGAGCGCTGGACCACCAAGGAGGAGCGGCAATCCAAGCTCCTGGAGCTCTTGCAGAAGATGCTGGGCCTCGGTGCGCCTCCTATGCGCATGGAGAGCTACGACATTTCAAACCAGGGGGCGGACGACATCGTGGCCTCCATGGTGGTGTACTATAACGCCCGGCCTCTCAAGCGGGACTACCGCCGCTTTAAGCTCAAGGACATGGATGCCCCTGACGATTATGCCTCCATGGAGCAGGTGCTCACCCGCCGTTTCCGGAGGTACCTGGACGCTGACGAGAAGTTCGGAGACTTGCCCGACGTGCTGCTCATCGACGGCGGAGAGAACCACGCGAAGGTCGCGGTAAGGGTGCTGGAGGACCTGGGCCTCAGCATCCCGGTTTTCGGCATGGTGAAGGACGACCGGCATCGGACCCGCGCCCTGGTGACGCCGGAGGGGCTGGAGATCGGCATCCAGCAGAACCAGGCGGTCTTTTCCCTGATCGGGCAGATCCAGGAGGAGACCCACCGTTTCGCCATCGAGTTTCACCGCCAGCAGCAGTCGGCCAGAGTGAAGGGCTCGGTGCTGGACAAGATACCCGGTGTGGGAGAAAAACGCCGGGCGGAACTGCTAAAATACTTCAAAAGCGTTAAGAATATCAAGGCCGCGTCTCTTACCGAACTGGAGGAGGCGGTACCCAAGAACACCGCCAAAGCGGTATATGAGTTTTTCAAAGGAGAATGA
- a CDS encoding RNA methyltransferase, RsmD family, producing MRVITGTARGRRLKELEGMETRPTTDRVKEGLFNAVQFDIEGRRVLDLFAGTGQLGIEALSRGAASCAFVDLRRDAAALTRENLALCGFEDRGKVHQTDYLAFLSSCREKFDLILLDPPYAKGLLEKALETIAKIDIVSANGIIVCESALEQALPELPAPYDKGREYRYGKIKITLYSRKA from the coding sequence ATGCGAGTGATTACCGGCACAGCCCGCGGCAGAAGGCTGAAGGAGCTGGAAGGTATGGAGACCCGCCCCACCACCGACCGGGTGAAGGAGGGGCTTTTCAACGCCGTCCAGTTCGACATTGAGGGCCGCCGGGTGCTGGACCTCTTCGCCGGGACGGGGCAGTTGGGCATTGAGGCCCTGTCCCGCGGCGCGGCCTCCTGCGCTTTCGTGGACCTGCGGCGGGACGCCGCCGCCCTGACCCGGGAGAACCTGGCCCTCTGCGGCTTTGAGGACAGGGGAAAGGTCCATCAGACCGACTATCTGGCCTTCCTCTCCTCCTGCCGGGAGAAGTTTGACTTGATCCTCCTGGACCCGCCCTACGCCAAGGGACTGCTGGAGAAAGCACTGGAAACCATCGCGAAGATTGACATTGTTTCCGCAAATGGTATAATAGTTTGCGAAAGCGCCCTGGAACAGGCGCTGCCCGAACTGCCCGCACCCTATGATAAGGGCCGGGAGTATCGGTACGGCAAGATTAAGATCACACTCTACAGCCGGAAGGCGTGA
- the coaD gene encoding Phosphopantetheine adenylyltransferase: protein MRTAIYPGSFDPITLGHLNIVKRAAACFDKLIVCVMSNRDKSNGLFTPEDRVELIRRVVCQLPNVEVDWSTGLLAEYAREKRACAVVKGLRAVSDYEKEVQMALINRKLNPRLDTMFLPASAKYTYLSSSAIKELASYGADLTDFLPREIIKDVEEKIKSGRNM from the coding sequence TTGAGAACCGCAATTTACCCCGGCAGCTTTGACCCCATCACCCTGGGGCACCTCAATATCGTCAAGCGGGCGGCCGCCTGCTTTGACAAGCTCATCGTCTGCGTGATGAGCAACCGGGACAAGAGCAACGGTCTCTTCACCCCGGAGGATCGGGTGGAGCTCATCCGCCGGGTGGTCTGCCAGCTCCCCAACGTGGAGGTGGACTGGTCCACAGGCCTGCTGGCCGAGTACGCCAGGGAGAAACGGGCCTGCGCGGTGGTGAAGGGGCTGCGCGCTGTGTCCGACTACGAGAAAGAGGTCCAGATGGCCCTCATCAACCGTAAGCTCAACCCCAGGCTGGACACCATGTTCCTGCCGGCCAGCGCCAAGTACACCTACTTAAGTTCCAGCGCTATCAAGGAGTTGGCGTCCTATGGCGCGGACCTGACGGACTTTCTGCCCAGAGAGATTATCAAAGACGTGGAAGAAAAGATAAAAAGCGGGAGGAACATGTAA
- a CDS encoding conserved hypothetical protein (Evidence 4 : Homologs of previously reported genes of unknown function), with amino-acid sequence MATGVEELLDMLYDLIEEAKNVPLSSEKCIVERDKALDLLDDIKAQFPMELAEAKKLIAARADYISSAKQEGESIRRQAEDRARQMLAQDELLLQARQKANEIVRQADERSRELRKSANDYCEDALRRTEEAIAEALGEVKESRGKFRAAANAVTAAGTPQRPSYDVEVDGE; translated from the coding sequence ATGGCGACAGGTGTGGAAGAACTTCTGGATATGCTTTATGATCTGATCGAGGAGGCCAAGAACGTGCCCCTCTCCAGTGAGAAGTGCATTGTTGAGCGGGACAAGGCCCTCGATCTGCTGGACGACATCAAGGCCCAATTCCCCATGGAGCTGGCTGAGGCGAAAAAGCTCATTGCTGCCAGAGCCGATTACATCTCCTCCGCCAAGCAGGAGGGGGAGAGCATCCGCCGCCAGGCTGAGGACCGGGCCCGCCAGATGCTGGCCCAGGACGAGCTGCTGCTCCAGGCCAGACAGAAGGCCAACGAAATCGTCCGCCAGGCCGACGAGCGCAGCCGTGAGCTGCGCAAGAGCGCCAACGACTACTGCGAGGACGCCCTGCGCCGCACCGAGGAGGCCATCGCCGAGGCTCTGGGCGAGGTGAAGGAATCCCGGGGCAAATTCCGCGCAGCCGCAAACGCCGTCACCGCCGCCGGCACCCCCCAGCGGCCCTCCTACGACGTGGAGGTCGACGGGGAGTAA
- a CDS encoding hypothetical protein (Evidence 5 : No homology to any previously reported sequences), whose translation MCPEILDFTRKRRGESEKKNEKTIAIWLHNIYTENTSGAKWGKVEQKTTNMGGEDSDQRYRYLRAQPGREEPSLYPRPAPQGVGGYPVPHDGRGRVPRHLPPGELGRVHREICLPPHEPV comes from the coding sequence TTGTGCCCGGAAATCCTTGATTTTACACGAAAAAGGCGGGGAGAAAGTGAAAAAAAGAATGAAAAAACTATTGCAATTTGGTTACATAACATTTATACTGAAAACACAAGTGGGGCAAAATGGGGCAAAGTAGAGCAAAAAACCACTAACATGGGGGGAGAGGACAGTGACCAGCGCTACCGGTACTTACGAGCACAGCCTGGACGCGAAGAGCCGTCTCTTTATCCCCGCCCAGCTCCGCAAGGAGTTGGGGGATACCCTGTACCTCACGATGGGCGTGGACGCGTGCCTCGCCATCTACCCCCAGGAGAGCTGGGACGTGTTCACCGAGAAATTTGCCTCCCTCCCCATGAGCCAGTCTAA
- a CDS encoding conserved hypothetical protein (Evidence 4 : Homologs of previously reported genes of unknown function), whose translation MILHEKGGEKVKKRMKKLLQFGYITFILKTQVGQNGAK comes from the coding sequence TTGATTTTACACGAAAAAGGCGGGGAGAAAGTGAAAAAAAGAATGAAAAAACTATTGCAATTTGGTTACATAACATTTATACTGAAAACACAAGTGGGGCAAAATGGGGCAAAGTAG
- the mraZ gene encoding Protein MraZ: protein MTSATGTYEHSLDAKSRLFIPAQLRKELGDTLYLTMGVDACLAIYPQESWDVFTEKFASLPMSQSKLMRPLFANAAKCEPDAQGRIVIPQKLRTYAGLEKDAVIIGVHNRAEIWSAEKWHVQEEEEMTPEKMTEIMANLGF, encoded by the coding sequence GTGACCAGCGCTACCGGTACTTACGAGCACAGCCTGGACGCGAAGAGCCGTCTCTTTATCCCCGCCCAGCTCCGCAAGGAGTTGGGGGATACCCTGTACCTCACGATGGGCGTGGACGCGTGCCTCGCCATCTACCCCCAGGAGAGCTGGGACGTGTTCACCGAGAAATTTGCCTCCCTCCCCATGAGCCAGTCTAAGCTCATGCGCCCCCTGTTCGCCAACGCCGCCAAGTGCGAGCCGGACGCCCAGGGGCGCATCGTCATCCCGCAGAAGCTGCGCACCTACGCGGGCCTGGAGAAGGACGCGGTCATCATCGGCGTGCACAACAGGGCCGAGATCTGGAGCGCCGAGAAGTGGCACGTCCAGGAGGAAGAGGAGATGACCCCGGAGAAGATGACCGAGATTATGGCCAATCTGGGGTTCTAA